A region of Equus caballus isolate H_3958 breed thoroughbred unplaced genomic scaffold, TB-T2T haplotype2-0000794, whole genome shotgun sequence DNA encodes the following proteins:
- the LOC138922407 gene encoding ral guanine nucleotide dissociation stimulator-like isoform X1, translating into MTLGPQETVGGRQSSSNLPDEEATSMLTSLETGPTGAQKGLIPFLGTFLNYLLLLDTNMEDYLEGNEINFEKRSEEFKVTEQIFLLQEAVHLYHIEAEERFGAWFEAMEPLSEDESYSLSCHLEPPQERAGKMRRFFLPKKNRASLSSGLVTRPLTQNPATVADPGPSNSSSAACSSAAGTRLGNTRGPRPAPPMLMGRRTF; encoded by the exons atgacgcttgggcctcaggagactgtgggaggcagacagagttcgtcaaaccttccagacgag gaggcgacctctatgttgaccagcctggagacgggccccacaggtgcccagaag gggctcatccccttccttggcacattcctcaattacctactgctgctggacaccaacatggaggattacctggag ggaaatgagatcaattttgagaaaaggagtgag gaattcaaagtcaccgagcagatcttcctgctccaggaggcagtccatctttaccacattgaggctgaggagcgatttggggcctggttcgaggccatggagcccctcagcgaggatgagag ctacagcctgtcctgccacctggagcccccacaggagagggccggcaagatgcgccggtttttcctgcccaagaagaaccgcgcgtctctcagctcagggctcg tcaccagacccctgacgcagaacccagcaacagtggcagatcccggtccttccaacagctcgagtgcagcctgctcttcagcggcggggacgcggctgggaaacacgcggggccccaggccggctcctcccatgctgatggggagaagaacattctaa
- the LOC138922407 gene encoding ral guanine nucleotide dissociation stimulator-like isoform X2 encodes MLTSLETGPTGAQKGLIPFLGTFLNYLLLLDTNMEDYLEGNEINFEKRSEEFKVTEQIFLLQEAVHLYHIEAEERFGAWFEAMEPLSEDESYSLSCHLEPPQERAGKMRRFFLPKKNRASLSSGLVTRPLTQNPATVADPGPSNSSSAACSSAAGTRLGNTRGPRPAPPMLMGRRTF; translated from the exons atgttgaccagcctggagacgggccccacaggtgcccagaag gggctcatccccttccttggcacattcctcaattacctactgctgctggacaccaacatggaggattacctggag ggaaatgagatcaattttgagaaaaggagtgag gaattcaaagtcaccgagcagatcttcctgctccaggaggcagtccatctttaccacattgaggctgaggagcgatttggggcctggttcgaggccatggagcccctcagcgaggatgagag ctacagcctgtcctgccacctggagcccccacaggagagggccggcaagatgcgccggtttttcctgcccaagaagaaccgcgcgtctctcagctcagggctcg tcaccagacccctgacgcagaacccagcaacagtggcagatcccggtccttccaacagctcgagtgcagcctgctcttcagcggcggggacgcggctgggaaacacgcggggccccaggccggctcctcccatgctgatggggagaagaacattctaa